A single genomic interval of Nycticebus coucang isolate mNycCou1 chromosome 21, mNycCou1.pri, whole genome shotgun sequence harbors:
- the LOC128573515 gene encoding histone H3.3A-like has product YTLAGTKQTARKSTGGKAPRKQLATKAARTSAPSTGGVKKPHLYRPGTVARRETRRYQKSLEPLIRKLPFQRLVREIAQDFKTDLRFQSAAIGALQEASEAYLVGLFEDTNLCAIHAKRVTIMPKDIQLARRIRGECA; this is encoded by the coding sequence TATACCCTGGCTGGTACAAAGCAGACTGCCCGCAAATCCACTGGTGGTAAAGCACCCAGGAAGCAACTGGCTACAAAAGCCGCTCGCACGAGTGCGCCCTCTACTGGAGGGGTGaagaaacctcatctctacaggCCTGGTACTGTGGCACGACGTGAAACAAGACGTTATCAGAAGTCCCTTGAACCTCTGATTCGCAAACTTCCTTTCCAGCGTCTGGTGCGAGAAATTGCTCAGGACTTTAAGACAGATCTGCGCTTCCAGAGCGCAGCTATTGGTGCTTTGCAGGAGGCAAGTGAGGCCTATCTGGTTGGCCTTTTTGAAGACACCAACCTGTGTGCTATCCATGCCAAACGTGTAACAATTATGCCAAAAGACATCCAGCTAGCACGCCGCATACGTGGAGAATGTGCTTAA